The following are encoded together in the Salvelinus alpinus chromosome 29, SLU_Salpinus.1, whole genome shotgun sequence genome:
- the LOC139558757 gene encoding zinc finger protein 665-like produces MSKLALFNVYITERLTAAAVEIAGVVERTVTEYQEEISRSKEENERLRRLLDFKPHRTDPQQLTLPVSEEEVPPERQHCEQKWSPCLEKDSEPTQIKDEQEEIRTNQEEEQLEGLESDTKDSIFTVCEESDCDPMDFLSQTSESREGDVLCIRIPQEIKTEPDGELYTVSEATSASHSLSEGYAGCSAAHSENSGSDNEVESGGLPSGSKALKSPRKQAKKRRSSHTSAGSGATTNAAPPYCCKLCGSTFVYIGPLVNHVKNVHTKLTAEYRCGVCEEVFESIASLTEHLQTHIKATRTCNVCGKCFPSDSSMRTHMVTHTGEKQYQCKECGKCFKNKGYMHLHMRRHTGETPFWCKDCGESFTCKGYLKTHMKFHTSEEPQPTLIKDKQQELGTNQEEEQLEGLESDTKDSIFTVCEESDCDPMDFSSQTSESREGDVLCIRIPQEIKTEPDGELYTVSEATSASHALSEGYAGCSAAQSENSGSGNEVESGGLPSGSKTLKAPRKWASTHNRARGKVTTNASPYCCKLCGSTFVYIGPLVNHVKNVHTKHTKMCGVCEEVFESIASLTEHLQSHIKATRTCNVCGKCFPSDANLRTHMVSHTGEKQYQCKECGKSFKTKAYMKLHMRLHTGEKPFQCKECGESFTCNGYLRAHMKFHTGEKSYRCKDCGQDFDQKEHLETHMWTHQGQKPHGCKQCPKSFKRKEELTRHTAVHTGERPFKCTVCGHCFATPGNLTQHLTTHSGEKPYHCKLCSRCFRNNPLLKSHLRNRHKCYDSAILAEDELRSFI; encoded by the exons ATGTCTAAACTGGCGTTGTTCAATGTGTATATTACTGAACGGCTAACAGCGGCGGCTGTAGAGATAGCtggagtagtagagagaacagtaactGAGTACCAGGAGGAAATCTCTCGTTCAAAGGAGGAGAACGAACGTCTTCGACGTCTGCTGGATTTCAAACCGCACAGAACAG ACCCCCAGCAGCTTACTCTCCCAGTCTCTGAAGAGGAGGTTCCCCCTGAGCGGCAGCACTGTGAGCAGAAGTGGAGCCCCTGTCTGGAGAAGGACTCAGAGCCCACACAGATTAAAGATGAACAAGAGGAAATCAGGACCAatcaggaggaagagcagcttgaAGGGCTGGAGTCTGATACCAAAGACTCCATATTCACCGTCTGTGAGGAAAGTGACTGTGATCCAATGGATTTCTTGAGCCAAACTTccgagagcagagagggggatgtGTTATGCATCCGCATTCCTCAAGAGATCAAAACCGAGCCTGATGGAGAGCTCTACACGGTATCAGAAGCAACCAGTGCCTCACACTCCCTCTCAGAAGGATATGCAGGCTGTTCTGCAGCTCACAGTGAAAACAGTGGAAGTGACAATGAAGTGGAGAGCGGGGGACTACCTTCAGGATCAAAGGCACTGAAATCACCCAGAAAACAAGCAAAGAAAAGACGAAGCTCCCATACCTCTGCTGGGAGCGGGGCGACCACAAATGCTGCTCCTCCTTATTGTTGCAAGTTGTGTGGAAGTACATTTGTGTACATTGGTCCTTTAGTTAATCATGTGAAAAATGTGCACACAAAGCTTACTGCAGAATACCGTTGTGGTGTATGTGAAGAAGTCTTTGAGTCCATAGCAAGTCTGACAGAGCACCTGCAAACCCACATTAAAGCAACACGCACGTGTAATGTTTGTGGCAAATGCTTCCCTAGTGATTCTAGTATGAGAACACACATGgtaactcacacaggagagaaacagtATCAATGCAAAGAATGTGGAAAATGTTTCAAAAATAAGGGCTATATGCACTTGCATATGAGGCGTCACACGGGGGAGACACCATTTTGGTGCAAAGATTGTGGCGAAAGTTTCACTTGTAAGGGATACTTGAAAACACATATGAAGTTCCACACAAGTGAGGAACCACAGCCCACACTGATTAAAGATAAACAACAGGAACTTGGGACCAatcaggaggaagagcagcttgaAGGGCTGGAGTCTGATACCAAAGACTCCATATTCACCGTCTGTGAGGAAAGTGACTGTGATCCAATGGATTTCTCGAGCCAAACTTccgagagcagagagggggatgtGTTATGCATCCGCATTCCTCAAGAGATCAAAACCGAGCCTGATGGAGAGCTCTACACGGTATCAGAAGCAACCAGTGCCTCACATGCCCTATCAGAAGGATATGCAGGCTGTTCTGCAGCTCAGAGTGAAAACAGTGGAAGTGGCAATGAAGTGGAGAGCGGGGGACTACCTTCAGGATCAAAGACACTAAAAGCACCCAGAAAATGGGCAAGCACCCATAACCGTGCTAGAGGCAAGGTGACCACAAATGCTTCTCCTTATTGTTGCAAGCTGTGTGGAAGTACATTTGTGTACATTGGTCCTTTAGTTAACCATGTGAAAAATGTGCACACAAAGCATACGaaaatgtgtggtgtgtgtgaggaggtATTTGAGTCCATAGCAAGTCTGACAGAGCACCTCCAATCCCACATTAAAGCAACACGCACTTGTAATGTTTGTGGCAAATGCTTCCCTAGTGATGCTAATCTGAGAACACACATGGTgtctcacacaggagagaaacagtATCAATGTAAGGAATGTGGGAAAAGTTTCAAAACTAAGGCATATATGAAATTGCATATGAGACTTCACACGGGGGAGAAACCATTTCAGTGCAAAGAATGTGGAGAAAGCTTCACTTGTAATGGATACTTGAGAGCACATATGAAgttccacacaggggagaaatcatATCGCTGTAAGGACTGTGGGCAAGACTTCGACCAGAAGGAACACCTGGAAACGCACATGTGGACTCACCAAGGTCAGAAACCACATGGTTGCAAACAGTGTCCGAAAAGCTTCAAGCGCAAGGAAGAACTGACCAGACACACAGcggttcacacaggagagagaccttTCAAGTGCACTGTGTGTGGACATTGCTTTGCCACCCCAGGCAACCTGACACAACACCTGACCACTCACTCTGGAGAGAAACCCTATCACTGCAAACTGTGCAGCAGATGCTTTAGAAACAATCCACTACTTAAAAGTCACCTGAGGAATCGTCACAAATGTTATGACAGTGCCATATTGGCAGAAGATGAGTTACGTTCCttcatatga